From Permianibacter aggregans, a single genomic window includes:
- a CDS encoding RDD family protein, whose amino-acid sequence MSVIAHPAPLWRRLAALVYDTLLLVALLMVAAALSTLVANLLLPGLQEREPDYLSHHPLHQLWLLACWFGYYAFSWRKSGQTVGMKAWHIRVIDRQRGTVSWLQCLKRFIGALLGAGFLLVPFHRERYSLQDLVSNTEVIHIPKKTEAPKKPDAKTKA is encoded by the coding sequence ATGTCGGTTATTGCCCACCCTGCCCCGCTATGGCGTCGCCTGGCTGCCCTGGTTTATGACACACTGCTGCTGGTTGCCCTGTTGATGGTTGCCGCCGCGCTTTCGACGCTGGTTGCCAATCTGTTGCTGCCCGGCTTGCAGGAGCGGGAACCAGACTATCTGAGCCACCACCCACTGCATCAGCTTTGGTTGCTGGCCTGCTGGTTTGGTTATTACGCGTTCAGCTGGCGCAAGTCCGGGCAAACGGTCGGCATGAAAGCCTGGCATATCCGGGTGATTGACCGGCAGCGCGGCACGGTAAGCTGGCTGCAATGCCTGAAGCGTTTTATTGGTGCGCTGCTCGGTGCCGGTTTTCTATTAGTACCGTTCCATCGCGAGCGCTACTCGCTGCAGGATCTGGTGTCGAACACCGAGGTCATCCATATTCCGAAAAAAACAGAGGCTCCGAAAAAACCGGACGCGAAAACCAAGGCCTAA
- a CDS encoding VPS10 domain-containing protein: MYKPLIRKLLWCSVFASATAFAADADYSGLKFRNIGVAAVSGRVSDIAVHPEKHATWYVAAASGGIWKTENAGTTWSPIFDGQASYSIGALAIDESRPNVIWVGTGENNSQRSVSYGDGVYKSEDNGASWQHMGLKDSEHIGKILIHPEDSNTIFVASQGPLWRDGGERGLYRSRDAGKTWQRVLHISDKTGVNEVIMDPRNPDVLYASSYQRRRHVWTLINGGPESTIYKSVDGGDTWSKVENGLPKEDKGKIGLALAPSDPDIIYAIVESINDKGGFYRSTNGGQSWEKRSGYMSQSPQYYNEIFVDPHNAERIYSMDTFLHVSENGGKSFERLGSGEKWKHVDNHAMWIDPHNTDHLVVGCDGGIYVTWDRGETWDFAENLPLAQFYRGSVDYDLPFYNIYGGTQDNASFGVPSRTTDKAGITNGDMWITQMGDGFKTQVDPTDANVVYSQAQHGALVRYDRASGDALDIQPQPGIGESLRFNWDSPLIISPHNHKRLYFAAQKLFRSDDRGHSWVAVSDDLTRQLDRNTLKVMGRIWAPETVAKNASTSFYGSIVSLSESPRREGLLYIGTDDGLIQVSENGGQSWRKIDEFKGVDKLAYVSDIEASQHDENTVYASFDNHKNGDFKPYVLVSRDRGKSWKRIDESLPARGTVYALAQDHVNAKLLFAGTEFGVYFSQNDGESWQQLKGGLPTIAIRDIDIQRRENDLVLASFGRGFYVLDDYSALRSAPKVATLYPPRRTWMYPVKARLALAGKSMSGDTYYADDNPPHGAVFTYYLPESLQSEKDKRLEQQGKTKEKGGDTPYPSWQQLEAEDREQAPTVTLTVTDQDGNVIRRVNGPVKKGFHRVEWDLRLPSMVPAALKPFEPSSAFDSEPQGPLVVPGRYTVAIEQRVNGVTTALSSPQTFVVEHTNILKLKPEDRDAVLAFQRQVADLFRAVLSADRIIKDTDARISHLHKAYERTPGANAALLNDLRALEQRLLDLREDFYGDATVAKRNEPTAPGIRSRVSSIVGGSFESHQSPTATHQQQFVLASELFKTFLGNLKTLVQSDLQKLEARFEQLDAPHTPQRFPEWP, from the coding sequence ATGTATAAACCTCTGATACGTAAACTTTTGTGGTGCTCGGTATTCGCGTCGGCAACGGCCTTCGCGGCCGATGCTGATTACTCGGGTCTGAAATTCCGCAATATCGGTGTTGCCGCCGTTTCCGGTCGGGTCAGCGATATCGCTGTCCATCCGGAAAAACATGCCACCTGGTATGTCGCCGCTGCCTCGGGTGGCATCTGGAAAACCGAAAATGCCGGCACGACCTGGTCGCCCATTTTTGATGGTCAGGCTTCGTATTCCATTGGCGCGTTGGCCATTGACGAATCGCGCCCGAATGTCATTTGGGTGGGTACCGGTGAAAACAATTCCCAGCGTTCGGTATCGTACGGCGATGGCGTTTACAAATCGGAAGATAACGGGGCCAGCTGGCAGCATATGGGGCTGAAAGATTCCGAGCATATCGGCAAGATTCTGATCCATCCTGAAGACAGCAACACCATTTTTGTTGCCTCACAAGGCCCGCTGTGGCGAGACGGCGGTGAACGCGGTCTTTATCGCAGCCGCGATGCCGGCAAAACCTGGCAGCGAGTGCTGCATATTTCCGACAAAACCGGCGTCAATGAAGTGATCATGGACCCGCGTAATCCGGACGTGCTTTATGCCAGCAGCTATCAGCGCCGGCGTCATGTCTGGACGCTGATTAACGGCGGTCCGGAATCCACGATTTATAAATCGGTTGATGGTGGCGATACCTGGAGCAAAGTGGAAAACGGTTTGCCGAAAGAAGACAAAGGCAAAATCGGTTTGGCACTGGCGCCAAGCGATCCGGATATCATTTATGCCATCGTCGAATCGATCAACGATAAAGGCGGTTTCTACCGTTCGACCAATGGCGGACAGAGCTGGGAAAAACGCAGCGGCTACATGAGCCAGAGTCCGCAGTATTACAACGAGATTTTTGTTGACCCGCATAATGCCGAACGCATCTATTCGATGGATACTTTTTTGCACGTCAGTGAGAACGGCGGCAAGAGTTTCGAGCGTCTTGGCTCCGGGGAAAAATGGAAGCACGTCGACAATCATGCGATGTGGATTGACCCGCACAATACCGATCACCTGGTCGTCGGTTGCGACGGCGGCATTTACGTAACCTGGGATCGCGGCGAGACCTGGGATTTTGCCGAGAACCTGCCGCTGGCTCAGTTTTATCGCGGCAGCGTCGATTACGATTTACCGTTCTACAACATCTACGGCGGCACGCAGGACAATGCCAGTTTCGGTGTGCCGAGTCGCACTACGGACAAAGCCGGTATCACCAACGGTGACATGTGGATCACGCAGATGGGCGATGGTTTCAAAACCCAGGTCGATCCGACCGACGCTAATGTGGTGTATTCCCAAGCTCAACATGGCGCGCTGGTTCGTTACGATCGCGCCTCCGGCGATGCGCTGGATATCCAGCCGCAGCCGGGCATCGGTGAATCATTACGCTTCAATTGGGATTCGCCGCTGATCATCAGCCCACACAATCACAAGCGTTTGTATTTTGCCGCCCAGAAGCTGTTTCGTTCCGATGATCGTGGTCATTCCTGGGTCGCGGTCAGCGATGATCTGACCCGGCAGTTGGATCGCAACACGCTGAAAGTCATGGGCCGGATCTGGGCGCCGGAAACGGTGGCGAAAAATGCTTCGACCTCGTTCTACGGCAGTATTGTCAGCCTTAGTGAATCACCGCGGCGTGAAGGCCTGCTGTATATTGGTACCGATGATGGCCTGATCCAGGTTTCCGAAAATGGCGGCCAGAGCTGGCGCAAGATCGACGAATTCAAAGGCGTCGACAAACTGGCCTATGTCAGCGATATCGAAGCCTCACAGCATGATGAAAACACCGTCTATGCCAGCTTCGACAATCATAAAAATGGTGATTTCAAACCCTATGTTTTAGTCAGCCGTGATCGCGGCAAGAGCTGGAAACGCATCGACGAGAGTTTGCCGGCGCGGGGCACCGTTTATGCGCTGGCGCAGGATCATGTCAATGCCAAGCTGCTATTCGCTGGTACCGAATTTGGCGTCTATTTCAGCCAGAATGACGGTGAAAGCTGGCAGCAATTGAAAGGCGGTTTGCCGACCATCGCGATTCGCGATATTGACATCCAGCGTCGCGAAAACGATTTGGTGCTGGCCAGTTTCGGTCGCGGTTTCTACGTGCTTGATGACTACTCGGCACTGCGCAGTGCGCCGAAAGTGGCAACACTGTATCCGCCGCGTCGCACCTGGATGTATCCGGTGAAAGCGCGTTTGGCGCTGGCCGGCAAGAGTATGTCCGGTGATACCTATTACGCTGATGACAATCCGCCACATGGTGCCGTGTTTACCTATTACTTGCCGGAAAGCTTGCAAAGCGAGAAAGACAAACGCCTTGAGCAACAGGGCAAGACAAAAGAGAAAGGTGGCGATACGCCGTATCCAAGCTGGCAGCAACTGGAAGCCGAGGACCGTGAGCAAGCGCCAACTGTGACGCTGACTGTCACCGATCAGGATGGCAATGTCATTCGTCGCGTTAATGGTCCGGTGAAAAAAGGTTTCCATCGTGTCGAATGGGATTTGCGTTTGCCGAGCATGGTACCGGCCGCGCTGAAACCATTTGAACCGAGCAGTGCCTTTGATTCCGAGCCGCAAGGCCCGCTGGTGGTACCAGGTCGGTACACGGTAGCGATCGAACAACGGGTTAATGGCGTGACAACGGCGTTGTCCTCACCGCAGACTTTTGTTGTGGAACACACCAACATACTGAAACTGAAACCGGAAGATCGCGATGCGGTGTTGGCGTTCCAGCGTCAGGTTGCTGATTTGTTCCGGGCTGTGTTGTCAGCGGATCGGATCATCAAGGATACCGATGCCCGCATCAGCCATTTGCACAAAGCTTATGAGCGTACACCGGGTGCCAACGCTGCGCTGTTGAATGATTTGCGCGCGCTGGAACAACGCTTGCTGGATTTGCGTGAAGATTTTTATGGTGATGCGACCGTTGCGAAACGCAATGAACCAACCGCACCCGGCATTCGCAGCCGGGTCAGCAGTATCGTTGGCGGTTCATTCGAATCGCATCAGTCACCGACGGCAACGCATCAGCAGCAGTTCGTGCTGGCCTCGGAATTGTTCAAAACCTTTCTGGGTAATCTGAAGACGCTGGTGCAAAGCGATTTGCAGAAACTGGAAGCGCGCTTTGAGCAACTCGATGCACCGCATACGCCGCAGCGTTTTCCAGAGTGGCCATGA
- the lptG gene encoding LPS export ABC transporter permease LptG, which yields MKIFNRYIIRSVLTPTLFVLFLLVSLRALFAFIDVLDDVGKGEFTAMTGLTIVALSLPLWIVELLPMATLIGTVLGLGVLSSNSELTAMRAASVSPMRIGMATLRSALVLVFAGALISEFIVPRTSSMAEDVRLNAIAPDQLLHMRGTGVWMRSTQDYVFFRRVLPDDTAEQIYIMNFSTPLQLSRVTFAESARYEGDGQWLLSHGSQSDYDGEQVRTEKFELKTWNSDLAPDHLQLLQTKPEELSGAGLFSYRNYLLANGLDAGKYDLEFWRKVFQPLNLIAMVLAGIASVFGPLRTVTVSARILAGVAVGLAFHYSSQIFGPVSLVYDLPPIFGALMPPLIFMIGAVFLLRRAR from the coding sequence ATGAAGATTTTCAATCGCTATATCATCCGCAGCGTGTTGACTCCGACGCTGTTTGTGCTGTTTTTGCTGGTGTCGTTGCGGGCATTGTTTGCCTTCATTGATGTGCTAGATGACGTAGGCAAAGGCGAATTCACCGCGATGACCGGTCTGACCATTGTCGCGCTGTCATTACCGCTGTGGATTGTTGAATTGCTGCCGATGGCGACATTGATCGGCACTGTGCTCGGACTTGGTGTGCTCAGTTCCAATAGCGAGCTGACGGCAATGCGCGCAGCATCGGTTTCGCCGATGCGCATCGGCATGGCGACTCTGCGTTCGGCCTTGGTCCTGGTGTTTGCCGGTGCGCTGATTTCCGAGTTCATTGTGCCGCGCACCAGCTCGATGGCAGAAGACGTGCGTCTGAATGCGATTGCACCGGACCAGTTGCTGCATATGCGCGGCACCGGCGTCTGGATGCGATCAACCCAGGATTATGTGTTCTTCCGACGGGTGTTGCCGGATGATACCGCCGAGCAGATTTACATCATGAACTTCTCAACACCGCTGCAATTGTCACGCGTGACGTTTGCGGAGTCGGCGCGATATGAAGGTGATGGCCAGTGGTTGCTGAGTCACGGCTCCCAATCGGATTACGATGGTGAGCAGGTACGCACCGAGAAATTTGAGCTCAAGACCTGGAACTCTGATCTGGCCCCGGATCATTTGCAGTTGCTGCAAACCAAACCAGAAGAACTATCCGGCGCAGGCTTGTTCTCTTATCGCAATTACTTGCTGGCCAATGGTCTTGATGCCGGCAAATACGACCTGGAATTCTGGCGCAAGGTATTCCAGCCACTGAACCTGATTGCGATGGTATTGGCCGGTATTGCTTCGGTATTCGGGCCGCTGCGCACCGTCACCGTCAGCGCCCGAATTCTCGCCGGCGTCGCGGTTGGCCTGGCCTTTCACTATTCCAGCCAGATCTTCGGGCCAGTCAGTCTGGTCTATGACCTGCCGCCCATTTTTGGGGCCCTGATGCCGCCGCTGATTTTCATGATTGGCGCGGTTTTTCTGTTACGGCGAGCGCGTTAG
- the lptF gene encoding LPS export ABC transporter permease LptF, whose product MPGKILFKYLNREILRNFYAILAILTLIFLSQRLVNYLRDAASGDLSGLAVFQLLALFLPVLFSLMLPLTLFLAILLGLGRSYVEHEMTVMRACGVGEQDVLKHLMRPVLVLSLLTALMTLVMMPWAVEQQQQVMDTQVAEAELSLLSPGRFQQSRDKQSVLYVEEFGAEKALSGVFFATVPELTAEPFSVLSAKSGYHWQGEGDKERYLVLKDGYRYQFKPGSSEWNVVKYERYFMRAGAPEIAAAIRKAKAVATWNLIGPDVEDWQRKAYAAELHWRLAVPLSMPILTLIAIPLCRVKPRDGRFAKILPGLGIYLLYTMLLITSRSAMEDGKLPLWLGMWPVHIGAFLIGMFLIRRREIRRAPAVASAGAGA is encoded by the coding sequence GTGCCCGGCAAGATTCTGTTTAAGTACTTGAATCGCGAGATTTTGCGTAATTTTTACGCAATCCTGGCCATTCTTACGCTGATCTTTTTATCCCAACGTCTGGTCAATTATCTGCGCGACGCCGCGTCCGGCGATTTGAGCGGTCTGGCCGTGTTCCAGTTGCTGGCGTTGTTCCTGCCGGTGTTGTTCTCGTTGATGTTGCCGCTGACACTGTTTCTGGCGATTCTGCTCGGTTTGGGACGTTCGTACGTTGAGCACGAAATGACCGTGATGCGGGCCTGCGGTGTTGGTGAGCAGGACGTACTGAAACACCTGATGCGGCCGGTTCTGGTGCTCAGTTTATTAACGGCGCTGATGACGCTGGTAATGATGCCCTGGGCGGTCGAGCAACAGCAGCAGGTCATGGATACCCAAGTCGCGGAAGCAGAATTGTCGCTGTTGTCACCGGGGCGCTTTCAACAGAGCCGCGACAAGCAAAGCGTGTTGTATGTGGAAGAGTTTGGCGCCGAGAAAGCGCTGTCCGGTGTGTTTTTCGCGACAGTGCCGGAGCTGACCGCGGAGCCGTTCAGCGTGCTGTCGGCGAAAAGTGGCTATCACTGGCAGGGCGAAGGCGACAAGGAACGTTACCTGGTGTTGAAGGATGGTTATCGCTATCAGTTCAAACCGGGCAGCAGTGAGTGGAACGTGGTCAAATATGAACGCTATTTCATGCGCGCCGGAGCGCCGGAAATTGCGGCGGCAATACGCAAAGCTAAAGCCGTAGCGACCTGGAATCTGATTGGCCCTGATGTGGAGGACTGGCAGCGAAAGGCTTACGCGGCAGAACTGCATTGGCGTCTTGCGGTGCCACTATCTATGCCGATTCTGACGCTGATCGCGATTCCGCTGTGCAGGGTCAAACCGCGTGATGGCCGCTTCGCGAAAATTCTGCCGGGCCTCGGGATTTACTTGCTGTACACGATGCTGCTGATCACCTCACGCAGCGCGATGGAAGACGGCAAACTGCCGCTCTGGCTCGGTATGTGGCCGGTGCATATCGGCGCTTTCCTGATTGGCATGTTCCTGATTCGTCGGCGCGAGATCCGCCGGGCACCGGCTGTCGCCAGTGCAGGAGCTGGCGCATGA
- a CDS encoding NAD-dependent epimerase, whose product MTQKTFLVTGAAGFIGYHTSERLLARGDKVVGLDNLNSYYDVRLKESRLARLQQHENFRFIKCDLADKAGMEQVFRQHQFDVVINLAAQAGVRYSLTNPHAYTDSNVTGFLNVLEGVRHSGVPHLVFASTSSIYGANTKQPFSETQNVDHPLTLYAATKKANEVMAHSYAHLFDFAVTGLRFFTVYGPWGRPDMALFLFTKGILEGKPIDVFNHGDMVRDFTYVDDIVTGVVAAADNPPEGDKNWDGDEPNPATSYAKYRVFNIGNNKPVKLMEFIEAIEESVGKKAIKNLMPIQPGDVPSTCADVSALEKAVGFKPDTSVKVGVENFVRWYREYYRV is encoded by the coding sequence GTGACACAAAAAACGTTTTTGGTGACGGGTGCGGCCGGCTTCATCGGTTATCACACCAGCGAGCGTCTGCTTGCTCGTGGTGACAAGGTAGTTGGTCTGGATAACCTGAATAGCTACTACGATGTGCGCTTGAAAGAGTCGCGCCTGGCGCGTTTGCAACAGCACGAGAATTTCCGTTTCATCAAATGTGATTTGGCTGACAAGGCCGGCATGGAGCAGGTGTTTCGTCAGCACCAGTTCGATGTCGTCATCAATCTGGCGGCGCAAGCCGGCGTTCGTTACAGCCTGACCAATCCGCATGCCTATACCGACAGCAACGTCACCGGTTTTCTCAATGTGCTCGAAGGCGTGCGCCACAGCGGTGTGCCGCATCTGGTGTTTGCCTCGACCAGCTCCATTTATGGCGCCAATACCAAGCAGCCATTTAGTGAAACGCAGAACGTTGACCATCCGTTGACGCTGTATGCGGCAACGAAAAAAGCCAATGAAGTAATGGCGCACAGTTATGCGCACCTTTTTGATTTTGCGGTTACCGGTTTGCGCTTTTTTACCGTTTACGGGCCTTGGGGCCGGCCGGATATGGCGCTATTCCTGTTTACCAAAGGTATTCTCGAAGGCAAGCCGATCGATGTGTTCAACCATGGTGACATGGTGCGCGATTTCACCTATGTCGATGACATTGTTACCGGTGTGGTTGCGGCGGCGGATAACCCGCCTGAAGGCGATAAAAATTGGGATGGCGATGAGCCGAACCCAGCCACCAGCTATGCCAAGTATCGGGTTTTCAATATCGGCAATAACAAGCCAGTCAAGTTGATGGAATTTATCGAAGCCATCGAGGAATCTGTCGGTAAAAAAGCAATTAAGAATTTGATGCCAATTCAACCGGGTGATGTGCCGTCAACTTGTGCTGATGTCAGTGCGCTGGAGAAAGCGGTTGGCTTTAAACCGGACACTTCGGTCAAAGTCGGCGTCGAAAACTTCGTTCGTTGGTATCGCGAGTATTATCGGGTTTGA
- a CDS encoding DUF2784 domain-containing protein, with protein MLYRLAADALVLIHLLFIVFVLFGAFLALRWRWLLWLHIPTVTWGVLVEINQWICPLTPWEQRLRELGGEQGYEGGFIDHYIVPIIYPENLDALQYWLVGILLLINVLGYGLLFRQMWRQKKRMTEVIPF; from the coding sequence ATGCTTTATCGACTAGCCGCAGATGCGCTAGTGCTGATTCATCTGCTTTTCATTGTGTTCGTACTGTTCGGTGCCTTCCTGGCGCTGCGCTGGCGCTGGCTGCTGTGGCTGCATATTCCAACGGTGACGTGGGGCGTTCTCGTTGAAATCAATCAATGGATTTGCCCGCTGACACCATGGGAACAGCGGCTGCGCGAGCTCGGTGGTGAGCAAGGCTACGAAGGCGGATTTATCGATCACTATATCGTGCCAATTATCTATCCGGAAAATCTCGATGCCTTGCAGTATTGGCTGGTCGGCATTTTATTGCTGATTAATGTCCTCGGTTACGGCTTGCTGTTCCGGCAAATGTGGCGGCAAAAAAAAAGGATGACCGAAGTCATCCCTTTTTAA
- a CDS encoding nucleotide sugar dehydrogenase, giving the protein MAHQRRIAVIGLGYVGLPVAVAFGRKESVIGFDINKQRIAALQKGHDATGEVTSQELAETTILYTDSIDELRQADFFIVAVPTPVDEARIPDLTPMIKASITVGKALKKGDIVVFESTVYPGATEEDCVPHLERESGLKCGVDFTVGYSPERINPGDKEHTFTKIKKVVSGQDAKTLDIVAAVYESVVTAGVHRASSIKVAEAAKVIENTQRDLNIALMNELAVIFHRMGIDTVDVLEAAGTKWNFLPFRPGLVGGHCIGVDPYYLTHKAQKLGYNAEVILAGRRINDDMGKFVAQEAVKQILQAGLAIKGARVAVLGLTFKEDCPDLRNSKVIDIITELRSFGIEPLVHDAIADRDEAVHEYGVKLVEQNELHDLDHIILAVAHKAYKQMNAEQYRAMLKPQARISDVKCCLPRAEFDKAGITLWRL; this is encoded by the coding sequence ATGGCGCATCAACGTCGTATCGCCGTTATCGGTCTTGGTTATGTCGGTTTACCGGTCGCGGTTGCCTTCGGACGCAAGGAAAGCGTAATCGGATTTGATATCAACAAGCAGCGCATCGCTGCCCTGCAAAAAGGCCATGACGCCACAGGCGAAGTGACCAGCCAGGAACTCGCTGAAACCACAATCCTTTATACCGACTCAATCGATGAGTTGCGTCAGGCGGATTTTTTCATTGTCGCGGTGCCGACGCCGGTTGATGAAGCCCGCATTCCGGATTTGACGCCGATGATCAAAGCCTCTATCACCGTCGGCAAGGCGCTGAAAAAAGGCGATATTGTCGTGTTCGAGTCGACCGTCTATCCGGGCGCCACCGAAGAAGATTGCGTGCCGCATCTGGAGCGCGAATCCGGTTTGAAATGCGGTGTCGATTTCACTGTCGGCTATTCACCGGAACGGATCAATCCGGGCGACAAGGAACACACGTTTACCAAGATCAAGAAAGTCGTTTCCGGTCAGGATGCCAAGACGCTAGATATCGTCGCTGCCGTTTATGAATCGGTGGTTACGGCCGGCGTCCATCGCGCCAGCTCCATTAAAGTTGCTGAAGCAGCAAAAGTCATTGAGAACACCCAGCGTGATTTGAACATTGCGCTGATGAATGAACTGGCGGTGATTTTTCATCGGATGGGTATCGATACCGTTGATGTGCTGGAAGCGGCTGGCACCAAATGGAATTTCCTGCCGTTCCGTCCTGGTCTGGTCGGTGGTCATTGCATCGGTGTCGATCCGTACTATCTGACCCATAAAGCACAAAAACTCGGCTACAACGCCGAAGTCATCCTGGCCGGTCGTCGCATCAATGACGACATGGGCAAGTTCGTTGCTCAGGAAGCGGTCAAACAGATTCTGCAGGCGGGTCTCGCGATCAAAGGCGCACGTGTCGCGGTACTCGGATTGACCTTCAAAGAGGACTGCCCGGATTTACGCAATTCGAAAGTCATCGACATCATCACCGAGCTGCGCAGCTTCGGTATTGAGCCACTGGTGCACGATGCCATTGCCGATCGCGATGAGGCGGTGCATGAGTATGGTGTCAAGCTGGTTGAGCAAAACGAATTGCATGATCTCGACCACATCATTCTCGCCGTTGCCCACAAAGCTTATAAGCAAATGAACGCCGAACAATATCGGGCAATGCTGAAGCCGCAGGCGCGTATTTCCGATGTCAAATGCTGTTTACCACGTGCCGAGTTTGATAAGGCCGGTATCACGCTCTGGAGGCTGTAA
- the pepA gene encoding leucyl aminopeptidase — translation MEFDVKSGSPAKQRSACVVVAVFEPRKLSAAAIDIDEVSGGYLAGILRRGDIEGKVGQTLLLHSVPNILADRVLLIGCGKERDLNDSTYRKVIGKMVSTLQDTGSMEAVCFLPELSVGKRDAHWKIKQAVETASETLYNFDQLKSKKDAARRPLRKLVFNVTTRKELTESARAIEEALSIAEGVKLTRDLANLPPNICHPTYLAQKAQEIAKANKSIKTTIIDQAELKKMGAGAFVAVAQGSDQPGKLIVMEYNGGKSGTAPIVLVGKGITFDTGGISIKPSEAMDEMKYDMGGAASVFGTMTALAKLGLPINVIGVVAAAENMPSGKATRPGDIVTTLSGQTVEILNTDAEGRLVLCDALTYVERFDPDTVIDIATLTGACIIALGHQVSGMLSNHNPLANELFDAGESSGDRVWRLPLYDEYHEQLESPFADFSNLGGRPAGTITAAAFLSKFAKKFHWAHLDVAGTAWKSGKAKGATGRPVPLLMQFLIDRAGKQKRK, via the coding sequence ATGGAGTTTGATGTCAAAAGTGGCAGCCCTGCCAAACAGCGCAGCGCCTGCGTCGTCGTCGCCGTGTTCGAACCACGGAAGCTGAGCGCCGCCGCCATCGATATCGACGAGGTCAGCGGTGGTTATCTCGCCGGCATTCTGCGTCGTGGTGACATCGAAGGCAAAGTCGGTCAAACCCTGTTGCTGCATTCGGTGCCGAATATTCTCGCCGATCGCGTGTTGCTGATTGGCTGCGGCAAGGAACGCGATCTCAATGACAGCACCTACCGCAAAGTGATCGGTAAGATGGTCAGCACGTTGCAAGACACCGGCTCGATGGAAGCGGTCTGCTTTCTGCCAGAGCTCTCGGTCGGCAAACGCGACGCTCACTGGAAAATCAAACAAGCAGTCGAAACTGCCAGCGAAACGCTGTACAACTTTGATCAGCTGAAAAGCAAGAAAGATGCGGCACGTCGCCCGCTGCGCAAACTGGTGTTCAACGTCACCACCCGCAAGGAACTGACCGAAAGTGCGCGCGCCATTGAAGAAGCCTTGAGCATTGCTGAAGGCGTCAAGCTGACCCGTGATCTGGCCAACCTGCCGCCGAACATCTGCCACCCGACTTACCTGGCACAAAAAGCGCAGGAAATCGCCAAAGCCAATAAATCGATCAAGACCACGATCATCGACCAGGCCGAGTTGAAAAAAATGGGCGCTGGCGCGTTTGTCGCCGTTGCCCAGGGTTCCGATCAACCGGGCAAACTGATCGTCATGGAATATAACGGCGGCAAATCCGGCACAGCGCCGATCGTGCTGGTCGGTAAAGGCATCACCTTCGACACCGGCGGTATTTCGATCAAACCATCGGAAGCGATGGATGAAATGAAGTACGACATGGGCGGTGCGGCTTCCGTGTTCGGCACGATGACCGCATTGGCCAAATTGGGCCTACCGATCAATGTCATCGGTGTCGTGGCCGCTGCGGAAAACATGCCGAGCGGAAAAGCCACCCGCCCGGGCGACATCGTCACGACGCTGTCCGGCCAAACCGTGGAAATTTTGAACACCGATGCCGAAGGCCGTCTGGTGCTCTGCGATGCGCTGACTTATGTCGAGCGTTTCGATCCGGATACCGTCATCGATATCGCAACGCTGACCGGCGCCTGCATCATTGCTCTGGGTCATCAGGTCAGTGGCATGCTCAGCAACCACAATCCGCTGGCCAATGAGTTGTTCGACGCCGGTGAAAGCTCGGGCGACCGGGTCTGGCGTCTACCGCTGTACGACGAATATCACGAACAACTGGAAAGTCCGTTTGCCGATTTCAGCAACTTAGGTGGTCGTCCGGCCGGCACCATTACCGCCGCTGCGTTCCTGTCGAAGTTTGCGAAAAAATTTCACTGGGCGCATTTGGATGTCGCCGGCACCGCCTGGAAATCCGGCAAGGCCAAAGGGGCAACGGGTCGACCCGTACCGTTGCTGATGCAATTCCTGATTGACCGCGCCGGTAAACAGAAACGCAAATGA